In Polaromonas sp. JS666, one genomic interval encodes:
- a CDS encoding MDR family oxidoreductase: MSFKALLASKTGKTISTSVVEMNEQDLMPGDVVVDVDYSTVNYKDALAVTGRADVIRQFPLIPGIDFAGTVKASSYPGIAAGDRVVANGWGLSQTHHGGYAQKARVNGEWLIKLPAALSTKDSMAIGTAGYTAMLCVLALEHGGLTPQHGDVLVTGANGGVGSVAIAILSGLGYRVVASTGRLEESDYLRSLGAADIIDRRMLSEPGAPMGSERWAGAVDSVGSRTLANVLAQTRYRGVVAACGLAQGMDLPASVLPFILRNVTLAGIDSVNAPQQVRIEAWSRLARDLDLGKLARTTHLVGLAEVPAVIERLFEGKVQGRTVVDVNA, from the coding sequence ATGTCATTCAAAGCATTGCTCGCATCAAAGACAGGTAAAACGATTTCGACCAGCGTGGTCGAAATGAATGAACAAGACCTCATGCCCGGGGACGTCGTGGTCGACGTCGATTACTCCACCGTGAACTACAAGGACGCGTTGGCCGTCACCGGTCGTGCCGACGTGATTCGCCAGTTCCCCTTGATTCCCGGCATCGACTTCGCCGGCACGGTCAAGGCTTCCTCGTACCCCGGCATCGCTGCTGGCGACCGCGTAGTCGCCAACGGCTGGGGCTTGAGCCAGACCCACCACGGTGGCTATGCGCAGAAGGCGCGTGTTAATGGCGAGTGGCTGATCAAGCTCCCAGCCGCTTTGTCCACCAAGGACTCGATGGCCATCGGGACGGCGGGGTACACGGCGATGCTGTGTGTGCTGGCGCTTGAGCATGGCGGGCTCACGCCCCAGCATGGGGACGTTCTCGTGACGGGCGCCAATGGCGGCGTCGGTTCCGTCGCCATCGCGATCCTGTCTGGTCTAGGATACCGGGTCGTCGCATCCACAGGGCGACTTGAGGAAAGCGACTATCTGCGCAGCCTTGGCGCCGCCGACATCATCGATCGCCGGATGCTTTCGGAGCCGGGAGCGCCGATGGGCAGTGAAAGGTGGGCCGGCGCAGTCGACTCGGTCGGCAGCCGCACGCTGGCCAACGTGCTGGCGCAGACGCGGTATCGAGGCGTGGTCGCAGCTTGCGGCCTGGCCCAGGGCATGGATCTTCCGGCCTCGGTGCTGCCTTTCATCCTGCGCAATGTGACGCTTGCTGGCATCGATTCGGTCAATGCGCCTCAACAGGTGCGCATCGAGGCTTGGTCACGACTGGCTCGGGACCTGGATTTGGGCAAGCTCGCGCGAACCACACATCTGGTTGGCCTTGCCGAAGTGCCCGCGGTCATTGAGCGATTGTTCGAGGGAAAAGTCCAGGGCCGTACCGTCGTTGACGTCAACGCATGA
- a CDS encoding oxidoreductase, with product MNMMNKIALVTGASSGIGEVTAQRLSKAGYKVYGTSRRGGQAGQQSFEMLPLDVTKNESVEAAVQKLMQLEGRIDLLVNNAGFGVAAAGAEESSIEQAQSMFDTNFFGIVRMTRAVVPHMRRQGSGRIINIGSVFGFLPMPYMALYAATKHAIEGYSESLDHELRTWGIRVSVIEPANTNTQFDANLLEPDSKLDEYREVRAALTKKMKELVEAGDKPGVVADAVLKAALAARPKLRYPAGIRAGGLRLLRRFAPAGLVDAGIRKNLQLDAPTVSLPRTPVLEK from the coding sequence ATGAACATGATGAACAAGATTGCCCTCGTGACGGGTGCCTCGTCGGGCATCGGCGAAGTGACTGCGCAGCGGCTTTCGAAGGCCGGCTACAAGGTGTACGGCACCAGCAGGCGCGGCGGCCAGGCGGGTCAACAATCGTTCGAGATGTTGCCCCTGGATGTGACCAAGAACGAGTCGGTCGAAGCTGCGGTCCAGAAGCTGATGCAGTTGGAAGGCCGCATCGACCTTCTCGTCAACAACGCCGGCTTCGGGGTCGCTGCAGCCGGTGCGGAAGAGAGTTCGATCGAGCAGGCCCAGTCGATGTTCGATACGAACTTCTTCGGGATCGTGCGGATGACCCGGGCCGTCGTGCCCCACATGCGACGCCAGGGGAGTGGTCGCATCATCAACATCGGCTCAGTGTTTGGTTTCTTGCCCATGCCGTACATGGCGCTCTATGCCGCAACCAAACACGCGATAGAAGGTTATTCGGAATCGCTCGACCATGAGCTGCGCACGTGGGGCATCCGGGTCTCGGTCATCGAGCCTGCGAACACGAACACGCAGTTCGACGCGAACTTGCTGGAACCCGACTCCAAGCTCGATGAGTATCGCGAGGTCCGTGCGGCCTTGACCAAGAAGATGAAGGAGCTCGTCGAGGCTGGAGACAAACCTGGTGTTGTGGCCGACGCCGTACTGAAAGCGGCCCTCGCAGCCCGCCCGAAACTCCGATACCCAGCCGGTATCCGCGCGGGCGGTCTGCGATTGCTTCGCAGATTTGCGCCTGCCGGATTGGTGGATGCCGGGATTCGAAAGAATCTGCAGCTCGACGCGCCGACGGTGTCGCTGCCTCGCACTCCGGTTCTTGAGAAGTAG
- a CDS encoding TetR/AcrR family transcriptional regulator, which yields MMLIMQNRKPNARAAAKDATHERIVAVAARAIRRSGYDGTGVADIMKEAGLTHGAFYAHFTSREAMLAEAAGRACAESAAVVAEVVASVPSEQAFASMLRTYLSREHLEQVEMGCPLAALGSETPRQAPEVRRVTTRHIKEMIDLVARQSPDWGQPGAHERALVTVATMVGTLLLARAVDEPALSDSLCAAALKHLPPA from the coding sequence ATGATGCTCATCATGCAAAATAGGAAGCCTAACGCCAGAGCTGCGGCTAAGGATGCCACGCACGAACGCATCGTGGCCGTGGCCGCCCGAGCAATCCGTCGTAGCGGCTACGACGGTACTGGAGTCGCCGACATCATGAAGGAGGCCGGCCTGACGCATGGCGCCTTTTATGCCCACTTCACGTCACGCGAGGCCATGTTGGCCGAAGCGGCGGGGAGGGCGTGCGCGGAGTCAGCCGCCGTAGTGGCGGAGGTTGTTGCCAGCGTGCCCTCCGAGCAGGCTTTTGCATCCATGCTTCGCACTTACCTCTCGCGGGAGCACCTGGAGCAGGTAGAAATGGGATGTCCCCTGGCCGCGCTGGGCTCGGAGACGCCGCGCCAGGCCCCCGAAGTACGCCGAGTGACCACCCGGCACATCAAGGAAATGATCGATCTTGTCGCCCGTCAGTCGCCTGACTGGGGGCAGCCCGGTGCCCACGAACGCGCACTCGTGACCGTCGCCACCATGGTGGGCACATTGCTGTTAGCGCGTGCAGTCGACGAGCCCGCGCTATCGGACAGCCTGTGCGCGGCCGCATTGAAGCACCTGCCCCCCGCCTGA